Proteins encoded by one window of Tunturibacter psychrotolerans:
- a CDS encoding peroxiredoxin family protein has translation MIARKFWVLALGILMIGFSSSVTAEVPEIGQKAPDFRLSTPDGHPVRLSEFTAKGTVVLVVLRGFPGYQCPYCQKQVHDFLLNGDKFAAAGAEVLLVYPGPPADLDQHAKEFLAKQNPLPANVHLVVDPDYAFTNQYGLRWDAPHETAYPSTFLIDGQGAVFFRKVSREHGDRTTAADVLGELERDKAAHAH, from the coding sequence GTGATCGCCAGGAAATTCTGGGTATTAGCTTTAGGGATTTTGATGATTGGTTTTTCGTCGTCAGTAACGGCAGAGGTGCCCGAAATCGGACAGAAGGCGCCGGATTTTAGGCTGTCAACACCGGATGGTCACCCTGTGAGGCTGTCGGAATTTACTGCGAAGGGAACAGTGGTGTTGGTCGTGCTTCGGGGGTTTCCTGGCTATCAGTGTCCGTATTGCCAGAAGCAGGTACATGACTTTCTGTTGAACGGCGATAAGTTTGCGGCGGCCGGGGCGGAGGTTCTTCTGGTCTATCCTGGACCGCCTGCGGATCTCGATCAGCATGCGAAGGAGTTCCTGGCGAAGCAAAATCCGCTGCCTGCTAATGTTCACCTTGTCGTCGACCCTGACTACGCATTTACGAATCAGTATGGGCTGCGCTGGGATGCCCCGCATGAAACTGCCTATCCTTCAACCTTCCTGATCGACGGACAGGGCGCTGTTTTTTTTAGGAAGGTCAGTCGCGAGCATGGCGATCGAACGACGGCGGCAGATGTTCTCGGTGAGCTTGAGCGCGACAAGGCAGCTCACGCGCATTAG
- the bufB gene encoding MNIO family bufferin maturase — protein MPANRFNGFSDYGVGIGLRVPHYDHIFAEKPVVDWFEIISENYMVDGGRALKVLDQILERYRVVQHGVSMYFGSVQPADREHLKRLKTLTRRTKTPWLSDHLCWGSVDGRYTHDLLPMPYTFEAVKATAARIREVQDYLEIPIAVENVSSYAEFHESQMTEWEFLNEVVEAADCGILLDVNNIYVSSQNHGFNPFDYVNSVPAERVAQIHIAGHSKFEKYILDTHDHPVLDPVWHLYARAIERIGPTATLLEWDDNIPSFDEVHSEALKATQYLTPTEPLPLNQTAEDLREVVHQ, from the coding sequence ATGCCAGCCAATCGCTTCAACGGATTCAGCGACTACGGCGTAGGGATCGGCCTTCGCGTCCCGCACTACGACCACATCTTCGCCGAAAAACCCGTCGTCGACTGGTTCGAAATCATCTCCGAAAACTACATGGTCGACGGCGGACGAGCGCTCAAAGTCCTCGACCAGATCCTCGAACGTTATCGCGTCGTCCAGCACGGCGTCTCCATGTACTTTGGCTCCGTCCAACCCGCAGACCGCGAACATCTCAAGCGCCTCAAGACCCTCACACGCCGCACCAAGACCCCCTGGCTCTCCGACCATCTCTGCTGGGGCAGCGTCGACGGCCGTTACACCCACGATCTTCTCCCCATGCCCTACACCTTCGAAGCCGTGAAGGCTACAGCGGCCCGTATTCGCGAAGTACAGGACTACCTCGAGATCCCCATCGCCGTCGAGAACGTCAGCAGCTACGCTGAATTCCACGAGTCTCAGATGACCGAGTGGGAGTTTCTCAACGAAGTCGTCGAAGCCGCCGACTGCGGCATCCTGCTCGACGTCAACAATATCTATGTCTCGTCGCAGAATCACGGATTCAATCCCTTCGACTATGTCAACAGCGTTCCCGCAGAGCGCGTCGCGCAGATTCACATCGCCGGTCACTCCAAGTTTGAAAAATACATCCTCGACACCCACGATCATCCCGTCCTCGATCCCGTATGGCATCTCTACGCTCGAGCCATTGAACGCATAGGTCCCACCGCAACCCTCCTCGAATGGGACGACAACATCCCCTCCTTCGACGAAGTTCACTCCGAAGCCCTCAAGGCGACCCAATATCTCACGCCAACCGAACCTCTTCCCCTGAACCAGACAGCAGAAGATCTTCGAGAGGTCGTCCACCAATGA
- a CDS encoding 4'-phosphopantetheinyl transferase family protein has protein sequence MLSDWKQIDILPPLEADEVQLWRIDLAGATGLHNYLTTHLSPSEQLHASRYRLEQAQIHFSVGRACLRTLLGNVSGLNPLSIAIATGVHGKPESPNLNGHRVAFNVAHSKDTILIVLSRNGPVGVDVEYFDRPTDIMDVAKHNFTETETSSLEAIADPQTRHKTFYRYWTRKEAVLKADGRGLIASLASFEVSFESLHQHPILMRESTDDQGKLFFVSDLTLGIEAAAAIALESPDYPIKQLVFPLKLVFPLNRLW, from the coding sequence ATGCTGAGTGACTGGAAACAGATCGACATCCTTCCGCCACTCGAGGCCGACGAGGTCCAACTCTGGCGGATCGATCTCGCTGGTGCCACGGGTCTGCACAACTATCTCACCACACACCTCTCCCCCTCCGAACAACTCCACGCAAGCCGTTACAGGCTAGAGCAGGCGCAAATTCATTTCTCAGTCGGACGGGCCTGCCTGAGAACCCTTCTCGGAAACGTGTCAGGGCTCAATCCTCTTTCCATCGCGATCGCAACTGGAGTTCACGGAAAACCTGAATCCCCAAACCTCAACGGACACCGCGTTGCATTCAACGTAGCTCATTCCAAGGACACAATCCTCATCGTACTGAGCCGTAACGGCCCCGTTGGGGTCGACGTAGAGTACTTCGACCGACCGACTGACATCATGGACGTCGCCAAACACAACTTCACAGAAACCGAAACCAGTTCTCTGGAAGCGATCGCCGACCCTCAGACCCGCCACAAAACCTTCTATCGCTACTGGACTCGCAAGGAAGCGGTTCTCAAAGCAGACGGCCGTGGCCTCATCGCTTCACTCGCCTCCTTCGAAGTATCGTTCGAGTCACTCCATCAACACCCCATCCTTATGCGCGAATCGACAGATGATCAAGGAAAGCTCTTCTTCGTCAGCGACTTGACCTTGGGCATCGAGGCAGCCGCAGCCATCGCACTCGAGTCGCCCGACTATCCCATCAAACAGCTAGTCTTCCCTCTAAAGCTAGTCTTCCCTTTAAATCGTCTGTGGTGA
- a CDS encoding HvfC/BufC N-terminal domain-containing protein has translation MNLLELQRRMAEDVMRPLTSDFQMQPQSSDGRSTDELANSYIKPNDRLSSFNRLEIYNRQYWFRVIGAVSEDFPAVGAVLGAKKFDAMILAYLRENPSTSFTLRNLGSKLPTWLEAHPEFSPRRHKLLLDVARLEWAYVEAFDGADLPPLTAADFGDLGGASKLHLQPHLQLLDLRYPVDELVLAVHRQTAPSDIMSNAVTERKQAKRTPLPQMRRSQIHLAVHRYDNSVYYRRIDPEAFRLLSALQSGTLLGEALELAFTGSSLSPEDQAAKIQEYFAHASELGWFCKPQES, from the coding sequence ATGAACCTCCTCGAACTGCAACGTCGTATGGCCGAAGACGTGATGCGTCCCCTCACATCGGACTTCCAAATGCAGCCGCAATCCTCCGATGGGCGCTCGACCGATGAACTTGCCAACAGCTACATCAAGCCCAACGATCGCCTCTCCTCCTTCAACCGCCTCGAAATCTACAACCGCCAATACTGGTTCCGCGTCATCGGAGCGGTCTCAGAAGATTTCCCCGCGGTCGGCGCTGTCCTCGGAGCGAAGAAGTTTGACGCCATGATCCTGGCCTACCTTCGCGAGAATCCATCAACCTCCTTCACCCTGCGCAATCTCGGCTCAAAGCTGCCAACGTGGCTCGAAGCACACCCCGAGTTCTCGCCGCGTCGTCACAAACTCCTCCTCGACGTCGCCCGCCTCGAATGGGCTTACGTCGAAGCCTTCGACGGAGCCGACCTCCCGCCCCTCACTGCCGCCGACTTCGGGGACCTCGGTGGCGCGTCGAAACTCCACCTCCAACCTCACTTGCAACTGCTCGACCTCCGCTACCCCGTCGACGAACTCGTCCTCGCCGTGCATCGCCAGACGGCGCCCAGCGACATCATGAGCAACGCCGTGACCGAGCGCAAGCAAGCTAAACGAACACCTCTTCCCCAGATGCGCCGCTCTCAGATCCACCTTGCAGTCCATCGCTACGACAACTCCGTCTACTACCGGCGAATAGATCCGGAAGCTTTCCGCCTTCTCTCCGCCCTTCAAAGCGGCACTCTGCTCGGCGAAGCTCTTGAACTCGCTTTCACCGGAAGCTCCCTCTCACCCGAAGATCAGGCGGCGAAGATTCAGGAATACTTCGCCCACGCCTCGGAGCTGGGTTGGTTCTGCAAACCGCAGGAAAGCTGA
- a CDS encoding sigma-70 family RNA polymerase sigma factor, which translates to MNASIENRNEAQMIASILAGNTHEFHTLIQPYERSVYSMALSMLQNEADAEDAAQEAFLKAFRNLDKFRGEAKFSTWLISITLNEARSRLRHKKTAKTDSLDELTEGGHVSPALLRDWREIPSEALERQEVRLLLQDAITDLPVIYREVFVLRDMEYLSVNQSAEALGISVAAAKVRLHRARLMLQKRLAPELKRVMPKRRWLPWF; encoded by the coding sequence ATGAACGCAAGCATCGAGAACAGGAATGAAGCTCAAATGATCGCCTCCATACTTGCGGGCAATACGCATGAGTTTCATACCCTGATCCAGCCATACGAGCGGAGCGTTTATAGCATGGCGCTGTCGATGCTCCAAAACGAGGCGGATGCAGAGGATGCCGCGCAGGAGGCGTTTCTCAAGGCGTTTCGCAATCTGGACAAGTTTCGGGGCGAGGCGAAGTTCAGCACGTGGCTGATCAGCATTACGCTGAACGAGGCCCGGAGCCGGCTACGGCACAAGAAGACTGCAAAGACGGATTCGCTGGATGAGCTAACCGAGGGCGGGCATGTGTCGCCGGCGCTGCTGCGGGATTGGCGGGAGATTCCCTCCGAGGCGCTGGAGCGGCAGGAGGTGCGGCTGCTATTGCAGGACGCAATCACCGATCTCCCAGTGATCTATCGCGAGGTTTTTGTGCTGCGCGATATGGAGTATTTGAGCGTCAACCAATCGGCAGAGGCGCTGGGCATCAGTGTTGCGGCGGCAAAGGTGCGGCTGCATCGTGCGAGGCTGATGTTGCAGAAGCGGCTCGCACCGGAGTTGAAACGGGTGATGCCGAAGCGGAGGTGGTTGCCATGGTTCTAG
- a CDS encoding amino acid adenylation domain-containing protein, with product MENDEYVKNSATEGGRLIGRSQPPETPGKNGFIGSTLDTIVSVFERVAAAKSDRVAIVCGEVCWTYGELNAKSNQLAERLRELGVRTDSFVAIYLDRSPEMLVGILGILKAGGAYLPIDFGYPATRVLEMLEDARPAAILTAATLASELSEKFSALSIPVVEMDSVDALTESSWLKDSPRARASEDLAYLMYTSGSTGKPKGVMVTHRNVLRLLEQTEAWFHFGVDDVWTMFHSIAFDFSVWEIWGPLLTGGRLVIVPFAVSRSPREFYELLSRERVTVLNQTPSAFFMLIQVEQDSTPLPLSLRLVIFGGEALQYRKLAPWFERHGDTAPQLVNMYGITETTVHVTYRPIVAAEAELVQESLIGVPIPDMQLYLLDDAKKPVREGEVGELYVGGGGVSRGYLNRPQLNAERFIPDPFARAAGARLYRTGDLARVRPDGEMVYLGRNDSQVKINGFRIELGEVEAALAEVPGVQQSCVVAHTDKTGTQRLAAYFVASPGVELSARTLGQFFIARMPAHMRPSSYTPLKKVPLTVNGKLDAAALPAPSIGSGNVAPMDSAPQSLSETEEQVSRVFMDVLDLRAIGLDDNFFDCGGTSLLLISAHLRLQAHFERLFPVTLMFECPTVRSLARRLSDKGSSASEKSAVQQQAQRARGAFARARATKGVAS from the coding sequence ATGGAGAACGATGAATATGTTAAGAATTCGGCCACTGAGGGCGGGCGACTGATCGGTCGTTCCCAGCCCCCGGAGACTCCAGGGAAGAACGGCTTCATCGGGAGCACTCTGGACACGATCGTGAGTGTCTTTGAGCGAGTGGCTGCGGCAAAATCGGATCGGGTCGCGATCGTTTGTGGAGAGGTTTGCTGGACTTACGGTGAGCTAAACGCAAAGTCGAACCAACTTGCTGAACGGTTACGAGAACTTGGCGTTCGAACGGACTCCTTCGTTGCAATTTATCTGGACCGCTCGCCCGAGATGCTGGTGGGGATACTTGGCATCTTGAAGGCTGGCGGCGCCTACCTTCCCATAGACTTTGGGTATCCGGCGACCAGAGTGTTGGAGATGCTGGAGGATGCGAGGCCGGCGGCTATATTGACCGCAGCAACTCTTGCGTCGGAGTTATCTGAAAAGTTTTCCGCGTTGTCTATTCCGGTTGTCGAGATGGACAGCGTTGATGCGCTAACGGAGTCTTCGTGGCTGAAGGATTCACCGCGTGCACGCGCCAGCGAGGATTTAGCGTACCTGATGTACACCTCGGGCTCGACTGGCAAGCCGAAGGGTGTGATGGTCACGCATCGGAACGTGCTTCGTCTTCTAGAGCAGACGGAGGCGTGGTTTCACTTCGGAGTGGACGATGTCTGGACGATGTTTCACTCCATCGCATTTGATTTTTCAGTCTGGGAGATATGGGGACCGCTGCTGACTGGAGGAAGGCTCGTGATCGTGCCTTTTGCGGTGAGCCGTTCGCCGCGTGAGTTTTACGAGCTTCTCTCGAGGGAGCGGGTGACGGTGCTTAATCAGACTCCGTCCGCATTCTTCATGCTGATTCAGGTGGAGCAGGATAGTACTCCTCTACCGCTATCCCTGCGTCTGGTGATCTTTGGGGGAGAGGCTTTGCAGTATCGCAAGCTCGCTCCGTGGTTCGAGCGTCACGGGGACACGGCGCCGCAGCTGGTGAACATGTATGGGATCACGGAGACGACTGTGCATGTGACATATCGCCCCATTGTCGCGGCGGAGGCGGAGTTGGTTCAGGAGAGCCTGATCGGGGTGCCTATTCCCGATATGCAGCTTTACCTTCTGGATGACGCGAAGAAGCCGGTGCGAGAGGGCGAGGTGGGTGAGCTTTATGTGGGCGGTGGCGGAGTTTCGCGCGGTTATCTGAATCGTCCGCAGTTGAATGCAGAGCGCTTTATTCCTGATCCTTTTGCGAGGGCGGCTGGCGCGAGGCTTTATCGCACTGGCGATCTTGCGCGGGTTCGGCCTGATGGTGAGATGGTGTATCTGGGCCGCAACGATAGCCAGGTGAAGATAAACGGTTTTCGCATCGAACTGGGCGAGGTTGAGGCGGCGTTGGCCGAGGTTCCGGGAGTGCAGCAATCTTGCGTGGTGGCGCATACGGATAAAACTGGAACGCAGCGGCTGGCAGCTTATTTTGTTGCGAGTCCGGGTGTTGAATTGTCTGCGCGTACTCTCGGGCAGTTTTTTATCGCAAGGATGCCTGCGCACATGAGGCCTTCGTCCTACACGCCTCTGAAGAAAGTTCCGCTCACGGTTAACGGCAAGCTGGACGCAGCAGCATTGCCTGCTCCTTCAATCGGCTCCGGCAACGTTGCTCCGATGGATTCCGCACCACAGTCGTTGTCTGAAACAGAGGAGCAGGTGTCGCGAGTGTTTATGGATGTTCTCGATCTGCGGGCGATTGGCCTGGATGACAACTTCTTCGATTGCGGGGGAACATCCCTGCTGCTTATCAGCGCTCATCTGCGATTGCAGGCGCACTTCGAGAGGCTGTTTCCCGTGACGTTGATGTTCGAGTGCCCGACGGTCCGGTCGCTGGCGAGGCGCCTTTCGGACAAGGGGTCTTCTGCATCAGAGAAAAGCGCAGTCCAGCAGCAGGCACAGAGGGCGAGAGGCGCGTTCGCGCGAGCTCGGGCAACGAAGGGTGTGGCGTCATGA
- a CDS encoding DoxX family protein, with translation MKKLLEVYERFAVLVSYLQSPFLLVVRLYWGWQLMQSGWGKLHHLDKVTDFFASLNLPAPGVTAHFVSGLEFVGGLLLILGLGSRLIGLILSVNMLVAYWTADRDALVAVFSDPGKFYNADPYTFLFASAMVLVFGAGVFSVDALLKKRYRGWIEKQ, from the coding sequence ATGAAAAAACTGCTTGAGGTGTATGAAAGATTTGCGGTGCTGGTCTCTTATCTTCAGTCTCCGTTCCTTCTGGTGGTGCGCCTCTACTGGGGATGGCAGCTTATGCAGAGCGGTTGGGGGAAGCTGCATCATCTGGATAAGGTGACCGACTTCTTTGCGAGCCTGAATCTTCCGGCACCTGGTGTGACGGCTCATTTCGTCTCGGGATTGGAGTTTGTTGGTGGGCTGTTGCTGATTCTGGGGCTTGGCTCGCGGCTGATCGGGCTGATTCTTTCCGTGAATATGCTGGTGGCATATTGGACGGCGGATCGAGACGCGCTGGTTGCCGTGTTCTCAGATCCAGGCAAGTTTTACAACGCCGATCCGTATACGTTTCTGTTTGCATCTGCGATGGTTCTGGTGTTCGGCGCAGGGGTGTTCTCCGTAGATGCGTTGTTGAAGAAGCGGTATCGAGGATGGATCGAGAAGCAATGA
- a CDS encoding anti-sigma factor family protein: MVLECKHVWEHISGYLDGNLDAAVLEEVQKHLEHCEICSAILDSTRNILILTADERVFELPLGFSERLHARLEAEMQGFSYGAAAAGDEGDT, from the coding sequence ATGGTTCTAGAGTGCAAGCATGTGTGGGAGCACATCTCCGGCTATCTTGATGGAAATCTGGATGCGGCAGTACTGGAAGAGGTGCAGAAGCATCTTGAACACTGCGAGATTTGCTCAGCGATTCTGGATTCGACGCGCAATATTTTGATTCTGACGGCGGATGAGCGTGTCTTCGAACTTCCGCTGGGTTTTAGCGAGCGGCTCCACGCGAGGCTGGAGGCGGAGATGCAGGGCTTTTCGTACGGAGCCGCCGCCGCGGGGGACGAGGGTGATACCTAG